GAAGACCCGCCGTGAAGAGCATTGCGGCCAGGCCGTAGAGAGCGTCGCTGAACTGAAGCCCGAACATCCCTGTTGTCGATGACAAGCCTGTGTGCTGAGCAGCATCGCCTGCTGCGGTGAACATGACGCTCGCGCCGATGCATGCCCACGCCACCTGCGCAGGCCCATCGACAATCCTGCGGGCGGCTGCGAGGATAATGAACCCGCACGCCACGCCCATCGCAGTCTCGCCGAATCCGGAGATGGTCGCCGCACCCGACTCGCCGCCCACTTGGAGGAGCGCCGCGGTGTTCACGAGCGCGGCGAATCCAAGTCCGATCACTGCGATCAGGACCGGCATCGCGGAATCTCGCGTTCGAATGGTCCGTGTGCTGTCCAGAACAACCCCAACCCAACCGTCACGACGGTACGCTGCTCGGGTACTACAGTTGGTAGCGTCATTGAGTAGAGTGATTATCTCCATCCAGCCGGAAACAACACACAGGTCGGAGGACTTCTTGAAGATCGCCGTTGTAGGAGCCGGAGTCGCCGGAGTGGGCGCGGCGTGGCTCCTGTCGCCCTCACACACCGTGGACGTCTATGAAGCCGAGGCACGGCTCGGCGGTCATGCCGCCACGCTCGACGTCACCGTGGGCGGCGTGACGTTTCCCGCCGACACAGGCTTTCAGGTCTACAACACGCGCACGTACCCCAACCTGATCCGCTTCTTCGAGGCCCTCGGCATCGAATGGATCGAGACCGACATGTCCTTCTCGGTGCGCGTCGGCTCGGAGAACGTTGAGTGGTCGGGCACCAGCCTCAACACGGTGTTCGCCCAGCGCGGCAACATCGTCAATCCGAAGTTCTTGGCGATGCTCGCCGACATCGTCCGCTTCAGTCACGACGCCGACAGGCTGCTTGCCGACCCCGCCATCGACGACATCACGCTCGCCGAGATGGTCGAGCGCGAGGGCTACTCGGCGACGTTCACCGACTGGTACCTCATCCCCATGGGCTCGGCGATCTGGTCGACGCCGCCGGACCTGCTGCGCGACTACCCCGCAGGCACATTCCTGCGGTTTTGCGACAACCACGGACTGCTCCACATCACAGGCAAGCCGATGTGGCGCAGTGTCGTCGGCGGAAGCCGCACATACGTCGAGGCGGCAGCGAAGTCGTTCTCGGGCTCGGTGTTCGCGGGCGAGCCGGTGCGCTGCGTCGAGCGACTCGCCGGTGGCGGCGCTCGCGTCTCGACCGACGCGGGCTCGCTCGACTACGACGCCGTGATCCTTGCCGCGCACGCTCCCGACTCGCTCGCGATGCTCGGCGACGCATCACCTCTCGAGCGCGAGATTCTTGGCGCGTTTGGGTTCCAGCCCAACGAGATCGCGTTGCACACCGACGAGGCGTTCATGCCCAACTCAACGCGGGCGTGGGCGTCGTGGAACTGGTTCGCCGAGACGACCGAGTGCTCCAAAGACCTGCTCACGCTCACCTACTGGCTCAACAACCTGCAGCAGATGCCCGACGAGGCACCTCAGGTCTTCGAGACGCTCAATCCGCATCAGGAGTACGCGGAGGGCTCGGTGCTCGAGCGCGTGACGTTCGATCACCCCCTGTTCTCGGCAGAAGCGGTCGCGGCCCAGAAGCGACTGCCCGAGATCCAAGGTGAGGGCGGCGTGTGGTACGCGGGCGCCTGGCAGCGCTACGGCTTCCACGAAGATGGGCTCCTCTCGGCGGTCCGTGTCGCCGAGGCGCTCGGCGCGACACTGCCGTGGGGCGATGAACTCGACGAGACCCGCACGAAGGTGCTCGGCGAGCCGGCTCGAAAGTCGCCCCTCCTGTGAACAGCCGACTGTATACCGGCATCGTCGCCCACTCGCGGACGCGCCCCAAAGAGAACGCGTTCGCGTACCGGGCGTACTTCGTCTACGTCGACCTCGATGAGCTCGATGCACTCGACGCCTCGCTCTCCAAGTTCTCGCACAACGGGCGCGCGCTCGTGCGCTTCCGCGACGCCGATCACGGGCCGCGAGACGGATCCCCTCTTCGTCCGTGGATCGACGCGCTGCTCGCCGGGCGCGGCATCGACCTGACCGGTGGAAGCGTGCGCATCCTCGCCTTCCCGCGCGTGCTGGGGTTCGGCTTCTACCCCGTGTCGTTCTGGTACTGCTTCGCAGCCGATGGCACGCCTCGAGCGGTCCTCGCCGAGGTGCAGAACACCTTCGGGGGACACCACAACTACCTGCTCCACAACGACGGAGACGTCTTCGACTGGGACAGCCGCCCCACGGTGGACAAGGTGTTCTCGGTCTCGCCGTTCATCGCGATGGACGCTCGTTACGAGTTCGCAATCTCCAAGCCCGATAATGAGCTCTCGGTCACCATCTCCGATTTCGTGGCCGGTCCCCTGCTGCTGACCGCGAGTCTGCAGCTCAACGCCGAGCCTCTGACCGACGAGGCGCTCAGCCGTGTCGTCCGAAAGTACGGTCCGATGTCGCTGCGGGCGTGGCTGCTGATCCACTGGCAGGCGCTGCACATCGTGGGCAAGGGAATCGCTTACATACCGCCACGACCCGACCCCGAGGAGGAGACGACGTAAGGTGGGAGCCGGCTCGAACAACACGTTGCCCGGAATCGCGCAGTCGGCGCTTGGCCTGGCGCTGTCGCGTCTACGCTACGGTCGCCTGACACTGGTCGCTCCCGGAGGTGCTGAGCGCGTCTTCGAAGGCGCGAAGCCGGGCCCCGACGCGCGGATCGATGTAAGCCGCGATCGCGCTGCATGGCGTGCGATCGTCGACGGCTCGATGGGCCTCGCCGAGGGCTACCTTGCCGGCGACTGGGACACCCCCGATCTCGATGCGGTGCTCTCGCTCGGCGTCGCGAACCTCACGCACAAGCCCGCAGGGGCCCATTCCGCATTCGCCCCGCTGCACCGCGCGTATCACGCGCTACGCGACAACTCGCTTTCCGGCAGCAAGCGCAACATCGAGAGCCACTACGACCTGGGTAACGACTTCTATCGGCTGTGGCTCGATGAGACGATGACATACTCGTCGGCGCTGTTCGAAGCCGACGAAACCTCGTCGAATGCTCTCGTCACGGCGCAGAGGCGCAAGTGGGACCGCATGCTCGAGCTGCTCCAGCCCTCATCGGGCGATCACATCCTCGAGATCGGCTGCGGGTGGGGCGGCTTCGCGATGCACGCCGCGCGCGAAGCCGGCTGCAAGGTCACCGGCGTCACGCTCTCCAACGAGCAGCACGCGTGGGCGACCTCCGCCGCCGAGCAGGCCGGCCTCGACGATCGCGTCGCATTCCGGCTGCAGGACTACCGCGACATCGGCGAGCAGTTCTCGGCGGTCGCATCGATCGAGATGTTCGAGGCCGTCGGCGAGAAGTGGTGGCCCGTGTTCTTCAGCCGACTCGCCGAGCTGACCGGGCCGGGCCGCCCGGTTGCGCTACAGACGATCACCATCGAGGACCACCGCTTCGAGGACTACCGCGACAAGCCCGACTTCGTGCAGCGCTACGTCTTCCCCGGCGGCATGCTCCCCAGCCCCGAGCGCTTCGTCGCCGCAGCCGGTGCCGCCGGGCTTCGTGCGGATGAGCCGCTGTTCTTCGGAGCGAGCTACGCGGCCACACTGGCGGCCTGGCAGGAGCGCTTCGAGGCGGCCGTCCCGGCGGTGCTCGCGCTCGGTTTCGATGAGCGCTTCTTGCGGCTCTGGCGCTACTACCTCGCCTACTGCAGGGCCGGCTTCTCGGGCAAGACCATCGACGTCATGCAGGTCCGACTCGAGGGCTGAGGTAATCCCCGCAGTTCCGTGTGATTTCCCTTTCGGCCCGGATGCGCGTACACTACGCCGGCACGACCGCGCCACGGAGATGTGGCGCGCAATCCCAGACTCGGTTGTCCCTCGCTCCTTTCCTGGCCGTCGGATCAGCTGCGTCTACACACGCAGTGCTGCCGCATCGGCGCACGGAAGAGGAGTTTCACACTTGAGTTTTGACAACCTGGGTCTCGACGCACGCATCCTTGATGCGGTGCGCTCCATGGGCTATGACGCCCCGACCCCCATCCAAGCGCAGGCCATCCCTGCAATCGTTGCCGGCAAAGACATCGTCGGTTGCGCCCAGACCGGTACCGGCAAGACCGCGGCGTTCACGTTGCCGCTGCTTCAGCGCATCCAGGGCGGCGGTAAGTCGCCCCGCGCGCTCATCGTCACCCCCACGCGCGAGCTGTGTGCCCAGATCGAGGACGTCGCACGTCAGGCGTCCAAGTACACCAAGCACCGCGTCATCTCGGTCTATGGTGGCGTCGGCTACCAGCCGCAGGCCAAGGCGCTTCGCCGAGGAGTCGACGTACTCGTCGCGACCCCCGGTCGCCTGCTCGACCTGTGCAACAACCGCGACTGTGACCTTTCGCGCGTCGAGGTCCTCGTGCTCGATGAGGCCGACCGCATGCTCGACATGGGCTTCCTGCCCGACGTGAAGCGCATCCTGGCGTTGCTTCCCAAGAACCGCCAGAACCTGCTGTTCTCGGCGACGATGACTCCTGAAGTCATGCGCGTCGCGGGTGATACGCTGCACGACCCCGTGCACATCGACGTCTCCCCGCCGAGCAAGCCCATCGACAAGATCGCGCAGTCGATCTACCCGGTTGGCCAGCAGCAGAAGATGGACCTGCTCGTCCGACTGATCAGCGACCACCGCCTCGAGCGCGTGCTGGTCTTCACCCGCACCAAGCATCGCGCCGATCGCGTCGCCAAGGTGCTCGATCGCAGCGGCATCTCGGGTGCGGCGATTCACGGCAACCGCTCGCAGGGTCAGCGTCAGCAGGCGCTCGACGGCTTCAAGCGCGGCCGCCATCGCGTGCTCGTCGCCACCGACATCGTCGCCCGCGGCATCGACGTCGACAACATCACGCACGTCATCAACTTCGACCTCCCTAACGTGCCCGAGGACTACGTCCACCGCATCGGCCGCACCGCTCGTGCGGGCAAGAGCGGCACGGCGTTCTCGCTGTTCGCGCCGGAAGAGCACGATCAGCTTCGCGACATCGAGAAGACCATCGACGCGGTCATCGACTCCGAGGACCACGAGGGCTTCCACTACTCGGACGCCCGCATGGTGCCCGACCCCAACCGCAGCGCACAGCCGCAGCGCAAGCAGCCGCAGCAGCGTCAGACTCCCGGCCAGGGCCGCAAGGGCCGTCCGGGCGGTGGCGCACGTCGCCGTCGCATGAACGGTGGCGGCGGAGGCGGCGGGAACACCGCGAGCTCGTAGAGCTCTCGCGCCCGCCTTCACGCTGAAACGATCGATCAACCGAGCGGCCCCTCTCGCATCTGCGGAGGGGCCGCTTCGTGTCAGTTGTCGCCGAGGGTGAACCCCTTGTTGCGGACCACGTCCAAGCAGGCGTCCACGACACCGGCATCGTATCGCGACCCCGAGCCGTCCTCGAGTTCTGCAAGTGCCGCCTCGAGCGTGTGCGCGATCCGGTAGGGCCGGTGCGACGTCATCGCCTCGAGCACGTCAGCGACCATGAGTATCCTGCTTCCGGTCAACAGTTCGTGGGCCAGCAACCCGGAGGGGTAGCCCGTACCATCGCACCGCTCATGATGCTGCAGCACGTACTCCGCGATGGACCCGTTCATGTGAGCCGATGCGATCAGGGAACTACCCGCAGCAGCGTGTCCCTTCACCAACCCGAACTCCAACGCAGTCAGGGGGCCTGGCTTGGCGAGAATCTCGGCGGGGACCGCGACCTTCCCGATGTCGAGCATGAGTGCCGCCATCCGGATATCGGCGATCTCCCTATCGGGCAGCCCGAGCTCATCGGCGATGCGGGTTGCGAGTTCGGCCACCCGTCGCTGATGGCCGGCAGTGTAGGGGTCTCGCATCTCCGATACCCCGCCCACGACGCCGATCATCGAGTTCAGGCTGTTGATCTCTTCCTGCGCGATCTTGAGCTGAGTGATATCGGTCATGACCGACAGGATGTGCGTTGAGTCTTGATCGTGGATCAGTTCCGCCGAGAACAGGCCATCGAGCACCTGGCCGTCCTTTCGCCTCACGTGCGTCTCCAGATCGTTCACGCGCTCGTGCTGGAGGAGTTCGGCGACGGCGCCGTCACGAACGCGCTGGTCGACGAACAGCCCAATCTCGGCGCTGGTCTTCCCGCGAACGTCCTCGTGGCTGTAGCCCAACGTCGTCACAAACGCTTCGTTGACGTCGAGAATCATCCCGTCGCGCGCATCGCTGACCATCATGGGCGCCGGGTTGCTCCGGAACAGTCTGTCGAATCTCTGCAACGCAGCCTGTTCTCGGGATAAGTCCTTCGAGACGCCGAAGATACACCGCTGCCCGTTCCAGCTCCCGAACCAGATGCGTGTCTCGACCGGAACCAGGCGGCCGCGCTTGGTTGCGAGCGGCAACGGACACGCGTCCCGCTCCCCTTTCAACATGTCGCCGAGTATGACCTCCGCCTCGGAACGTCGATCCGGCGGATGCATGTCGAGCACATTGAGCGAACCGAGGTCTGCCTCGGCGTATCCCAACTTGTCGTAGAACGCGGCGTTTGCGTGCAGCAGCGTGCCGTCCTGCGCGCCGACCACGACGATGTCACCGATTGCGCTGAAGAAGTCGCTGAAGTTTCGCTCGCTCTCGCGCACGCTGGCGTCAGCACGCATGCGCTCGATGGTGACCGAGAGGCTGCTCGCCGTCGACCGCAGGAGCCCCACCTCCGCGTCCGCCCACGTGCGTTCCCTGCGACAGGAGTCGAAGCCGATGAACCCCCACAGTCTCCCGTTGGCCTCGATTGGCAGCGCAAGAAGCGAAACGATACCCTGCGGCTCGAGCGCTTCACGCTCCGATGCGGGGAAATCCCTGACGTGACCGGCTACGTAGCCGCCTTCGACGAACGTGTCGTACCACCGCGGCGCCGCCTCATCCCACGGGACGTCCTGCAGGTCCGGGTTGTCGATCTGCGGCGTGACGTCATCGACCGACCACTCGTAGCGCTGGGAGATCGTGCCCCGCACGCTGCCCTCCCCGGGCGTGTGCTCGAAGACGTACACGCGGTCGACGCCGGTCACCACGCCCAGTTCCCGCAGAGCAGCGCCGACATTGGCCGGGGTCAGCTCGGTGTCCGCACTGAGGTGCGAGGTGACCTTCGAGAGGCCGACGAGCAATGCATCCCGAGACCCCAGGGCCTCCTCGGCCAGCTTGCGATCACTGATGTCCCGTGCGAACCCGACCGTGCCGAGCAGTTCGCCAGAGTCATCGAACACGGGGGCCTTGAACGTCTCGTGCCAACGACGCTCCCCGTCTTGAACGACCGGCTCCTCCACGTGCTTCGGCTGTCGGCTGTCGAGGACGACGCGGTCGTCGGCGCGATAGGCCTCGGCTAGATCGGCCGGCCACACGTCGAGGTCGGTCTTGCCGGCGACATCGATGGCCGCCCCGCCCTGGCAGGCGGCTGCGAACGCGCTG
The DNA window shown above is from Coriobacteriia bacterium and carries:
- a CDS encoding NAD(P)-binding protein — encoded protein: MKIAVVGAGVAGVGAAWLLSPSHTVDVYEAEARLGGHAATLDVTVGGVTFPADTGFQVYNTRTYPNLIRFFEALGIEWIETDMSFSVRVGSENVEWSGTSLNTVFAQRGNIVNPKFLAMLADIVRFSHDADRLLADPAIDDITLAEMVEREGYSATFTDWYLIPMGSAIWSTPPDLLRDYPAGTFLRFCDNHGLLHITGKPMWRSVVGGSRTYVEAAAKSFSGSVFAGEPVRCVERLAGGGARVSTDAGSLDYDAVILAAHAPDSLAMLGDASPLEREILGAFGFQPNEIALHTDEAFMPNSTRAWASWNWFAETTECSKDLLTLTYWLNNLQQMPDEAPQVFETLNPHQEYAEGSVLERVTFDHPLFSAEAVAAQKRLPEIQGEGGVWYAGAWQRYGFHEDGLLSAVRVAEALGATLPWGDELDETRTKVLGEPARKSPLL
- a CDS encoding DUF1365 domain-containing protein, which codes for MNSRLYTGIVAHSRTRPKENAFAYRAYFVYVDLDELDALDASLSKFSHNGRALVRFRDADHGPRDGSPLRPWIDALLAGRGIDLTGGSVRILAFPRVLGFGFYPVSFWYCFAADGTPRAVLAEVQNTFGGHHNYLLHNDGDVFDWDSRPTVDKVFSVSPFIAMDARYEFAISKPDNELSVTISDFVAGPLLLTASLQLNAEPLTDEALSRVVRKYGPMSLRAWLLIHWQALHIVGKGIAYIPPRPDPEEETT
- a CDS encoding class I SAM-dependent methyltransferase; translated protein: MGAGSNNTLPGIAQSALGLALSRLRYGRLTLVAPGGAERVFEGAKPGPDARIDVSRDRAAWRAIVDGSMGLAEGYLAGDWDTPDLDAVLSLGVANLTHKPAGAHSAFAPLHRAYHALRDNSLSGSKRNIESHYDLGNDFYRLWLDETMTYSSALFEADETSSNALVTAQRRKWDRMLELLQPSSGDHILEIGCGWGGFAMHAAREAGCKVTGVTLSNEQHAWATSAAEQAGLDDRVAFRLQDYRDIGEQFSAVASIEMFEAVGEKWWPVFFSRLAELTGPGRPVALQTITIEDHRFEDYRDKPDFVQRYVFPGGMLPSPERFVAAAGAAGLRADEPLFFGASYAATLAAWQERFEAAVPAVLALGFDERFLRLWRYYLAYCRAGFSGKTIDVMQVRLEG
- a CDS encoding DEAD/DEAH box helicase; protein product: MSFDNLGLDARILDAVRSMGYDAPTPIQAQAIPAIVAGKDIVGCAQTGTGKTAAFTLPLLQRIQGGGKSPRALIVTPTRELCAQIEDVARQASKYTKHRVISVYGGVGYQPQAKALRRGVDVLVATPGRLLDLCNNRDCDLSRVEVLVLDEADRMLDMGFLPDVKRILALLPKNRQNLLFSATMTPEVMRVAGDTLHDPVHIDVSPPSKPIDKIAQSIYPVGQQQKMDLLVRLISDHRLERVLVFTRTKHRADRVAKVLDRSGISGAAIHGNRSQGQRQQALDGFKRGRHRVLVATDIVARGIDVDNITHVINFDLPNVPEDYVHRIGRTARAGKSGTAFSLFAPEEHDQLRDIEKTIDAVIDSEDHEGFHYSDARMVPDPNRSAQPQRKQPQQRQTPGQGRKGRPGGGARRRRMNGGGGGGGNTASS
- a CDS encoding PAS domain S-box protein → MEPQAAESVLTRMLNTIPDLVFFKDTEGTYLGCNPAFADFFGVPSEQLFGKTDYDFVDTEIADSFRANDLAAMAAGGPTANEEWITYSSDGRRALVETVKTPVVEANGRIVGIVGVAREVTELRQAQDALGEREGYLRALIDNFPFLVWLKDTDSRFLTVNSAFAAACQGGAAIDVAGKTDLDVWPADLAEAYRADDRVVLDSRQPKHVEEPVVQDGERRWHETFKAPVFDDSGELLGTVGFARDISDRKLAEEALGSRDALLVGLSKVTSHLSADTELTPANVGAALRELGVVTGVDRVYVFEHTPGEGSVRGTISQRYEWSVDDVTPQIDNPDLQDVPWDEAAPRWYDTFVEGGYVAGHVRDFPASEREALEPQGIVSLLALPIEANGRLWGFIGFDSCRRERTWADAEVGLLRSTASSLSVTIERMRADASVRESERNFSDFFSAIGDIVVVGAQDGTLLHANAAFYDKLGYAEADLGSLNVLDMHPPDRRSEAEVILGDMLKGERDACPLPLATKRGRLVPVETRIWFGSWNGQRCIFGVSKDLSREQAALQRFDRLFRSNPAPMMVSDARDGMILDVNEAFVTTLGYSHEDVRGKTSAEIGLFVDQRVRDGAVAELLQHERVNDLETHVRRKDGQVLDGLFSAELIHDQDSTHILSVMTDITQLKIAQEEINSLNSMIGVVGGVSEMRDPYTAGHQRRVAELATRIADELGLPDREIADIRMAALMLDIGKVAVPAEILAKPGPLTALEFGLVKGHAAAGSSLIASAHMNGSIAEYVLQHHERCDGTGYPSGLLAHELLTGSRILMVADVLEAMTSHRPYRIAHTLEAALAELEDGSGSRYDAGVVDACLDVVRNKGFTLGDN